The genomic interval tatataataatccaaacaacacacatagaaacatacgaaacaatagcttagccaggacgatcgagttaaacacgcaaataattaagatgtataaacgaaagcaaaactaacagagacaatgaatcggcggctcgtggatgatcgctttcttttcttcatgaaaacttgatcgtgttttggtggtttttttggaggaggagggggcctgtaatgaacggccacctgatatttgcggtcacctttgcaatgactaatgggtgaccggatatggcaggtactactgtacatGGAATTGGAAGAGggcttttggaagaaaatcacTGCCACGGCAAAACTTTGCAATTATCATCTGCTTCTGTTGATagcacacagacactgagacagacagacagacacacacacacagagcatcacacacagaaacacacacacacacacgcctacaTAGACAGCTTTCAGGCTAAAGTCAGCATACCCCCTCTCTACCACCACTCAAACCATCCATACTCTGTCTCAGTTTTCTGCAGAACTCATCCAACTTTAGCTGTGTAAATAATGTTGTTAATGACAGATCTCTACTGATGACCTCTTGGAGTTGGAATTGTGGACAACAGGTCCACTTTTCAATGACATAAACATACAAGCACATCTACTTAGTTATCGAAACCAACAatacccctccctcccccctccctcccccccctaagTATGAAACACCAGCCCAAAAATATGAGCCTGTATTAGACAGAAGAGTGCTTATGCTTAATTATACAATTATAGTTACAGTTTTAGCAATAAAAATAAGTTGTCACACATAAACTGTACACACAGATCAGTACTGTCCCGAAAtacttgggtttacttttacaCCAACATGTCAATGTTGTTACAGTATTCTCACAACATAATTCTATTTCTAATAGTAATactgttacgaagcggtttactcgtatttgtggtaatgtgtattgttgtaaatagaatagactatagcgatggtcagacattggaaagggctataggctgcataccgtcgcgttgaccgcagtggaacctttgtgtaactgacaaggtttttcacgtgcaagtaatgcaggcgacagctcactggcaatgtcatagcaagaacgactttgtaaaatcagtcgccgtcaaggagccaagctcgactcatgtttttcgtaacactttagcagacgggctcctgttttaggtatctgactgaagaaggatgaagactgacgaactttccctatcagtctacgtgatatcttccattttcatattcatgccaggccggcgactgtactaaatgttggctttacactcttttgaggtatgtttgaaaccggttatattttcatgtcatgttgtcgtatgtgagaagagtgactggttctgtgtttaacgttattgtgtaggcctaagctattgtgctacactgcttaaacatgtgagggttttacgtaaagttttcttggctttagaaaacaggaattaacgtgtaaataattatattggctcatgcagcttaatatgttggacgagtgagtatttttattgtgcgagtgaaagaaactaaagacaagttgatttatggactataaactttacagtgttccaactggagggttttcatcgccggaggctgaactgaaccagtcaactgcggcttggtgtacatgaccatggcatggagagctggcagggttctacagttagccgccgagacgaactggaaggatcaaggactacgtcaagcaatggttgcggtgtcgtgaggactggtgcacccttgtcagtcgtctgaaggacttacagccataccaacatcttgagggccgaaagatggcagtagggtaacgtacagtagaatacctattcgtcttacctgttaagctgctttgtttgagccaaaaggtgtctgcgtcttggactgtagagtttcttgcggtgttgtcggcctagagtaatggtcgaagcccggaaatgattttgtgatgtaaaaagctttgtaaacaataataattagtcttggcagtgtcaagatccatttaacaccaggtttttgcgtgtgtgagtgcgtgtgcgcttgtgccttgtaagctacggtagcggacaactattcagattacattcaagtctgtaaacaaatactaaatttatagagttgtgtaggggcatttatgattgtctaaaaaccgggctataccactccataacaaaTACATCTGTTCAATAAAATGCCCAGTTGATCATCAATgatacatgtttgtttgtttgtttgcttgacgcccagccgaccacgaagggccatatcagggcggtgctgctttgacatatataagtgcgccacacacaagacagaagtcgcagcacagggttcatgtctcacccagtcacattattctgacaccagaccaaccagtcctagcactaaccccataatgccagacgccaggcggagcagccactagattgccaattttaaagtcttaggtatgacccggccggggttcgaacccacgacctcccgatcacggggcggacgccttaccactaggccaacaatGCCGGTTATGATACATGtacaaattaataaaaacacaggactaacagaaTGATACCTGTAGTGAATGCTTGAATATAATGTTCTTATAGCTGATGCGTATGTTTCAAATGGTATTTCAGAGCACTATGACCTTTGTATGTTTTGCCACACTCTGTGCAGGCAAAGAGTCGGAGGTCTGTGTGGCTAAGGGAATGTCGTTTCAGGCTGGCGGAATTGatgaacttcatgtcacactgatCACATGGGTATCGCTTGTCTGCCAAGTGTCGACGCTTGTGGAGAAACAAACCTGGATGAGAACTGAACCCTTTCTGACAGATATCACATTTATAAGGCTTTCTGTTCAAGTGCCGTGCATTGCGATGGTAAGTCAGATTGGCAAAGGAGGCAAAGGACTGACCACAAAACTCACAAGTGTATGGTTTCTCCTTCGTGTGAGTTCTAGTATGAACTTCAAGCTCACGCTGTGTGAGAAACACCTTCTTACAGTACGTGCACAGATAACTCTTGTCAGAATGTTTTCGCCTCATGTGATTATAATAGGTCGGCAGACAGTTCAGCATATGTCGGCAAATAGGGCACGGCCTTGGTTTGCAGAAGTGCAGCCGAAGATCACTCTTGACTTTGAAACACTTGCCACACTCTGCACACTGATGCGGCGTCTCTGTCTTGTGCATTTTCATGACATGTGTGTCCAAGTCTGTCTTGTTTTTGAACTTCTTGCCGCAATGTTGGCAGGAGAAGGGCCTCTTGCCCTCGTGAACCCTGGCAATGTGCATCATCAACCTACAGTTCAGCTTAAACTTGCCTGTACACTGTGAGCAAGCATAGGGCAGTTTTTCTATGGGACTGTCACTGTCCTTGTGTTTGACCAACATGTGTCCAGCCAGTGATTCCTTCAGTGCAAAGCTTGCTGGACACTGGGTGCACTGGTGCGGCCTTTCCTCGCAGCTGGTCTCAGAATGTTTGGCACGCACATGAGTAATCAGGGCGCTTCTGGTGGTGAACCTATCAGAGCACTGAGAGCATGCATGCGGTCTTTCATCAACGTGTTTGAAGCTCATGTGATTGTGCTTCGCTCTCTCGGTTGGGAACCAAAGACTGCAGTGGTTGCACTGGAAAGCGTTTTCGCTGGAGTGACGAGAAGTATGGTCATGCAAGGACGCTTTACTCCTGAAAATCATAGAACATTGTTCGCATGACAGGTCGGGTAAAATGTTGTGCACTCTTCTCTTGTGCATTCTCAAATAGCGATCTTTTTTAAAAGAAGAACCACAGATACTACAATCAAAATCTGTCCCCATTGTCTTTTTTCCCTCTCCATCTTCCTGTTCCACTTTTGCACCTGCATCCATACTTGTGTCATCCTCTTCACTTTTGACATCTTCATGCTGCACGGAGTCCACCGACTCTGCATCATCTGACATCACTTCTGGCTTAATTTTTCTCTCACGCAGGAGCCATGGCAGTGGATTTTCCAGCACCATTTCTGATCCAACATGCACAACGTTGTTTGAGGTTGAATTCATCTTTTTTGAGACTGGCTCCTTTTtaactttctttttcttggtGCCACTGCCAGCATCTGACGTACGAGACAAGCTCCTTTTACCTATAGACTTTCTCTTTGCCACTGCAGCTGTAGGTGACAGATTGGACAATTTGGCGACTACAGAAGGACTTGACAGAACTGGCTGAGCAGAAGCTCCTCTATCGAAAGCTTTGATAGGGACGTGAATCATGAATAACTTGTGAGTCTTGATGTGTACCACTAGCTCAGCATTCTCCTCGTAGCTCACTTTGCAGTAACCACACTGGTACGGCTTGGTAAGGGAGTGCTTGTGAACATGGGTGACCAGGTGTATGTTGATGCTGAAAGTCAAGCTACACAGACCACACTGGAAGGGCTCCTGGTCTTTTTGGACAGGCAGCAGAGCCGTGGGTGGCTGACCCTGTGATGGTGACGTCCCAGTTGTTGGATTTTGAGACAGTACAGGCACTTGATTCTGTGCCTGTATTGGCAATAGCACCTGGTTTTGTGCCGGTACCGATACAGGCATGTGGTTCTGTTTCGGTAAAGACATTTGGTTCTGTGATTGTACAGACGCCTGGTTCTGTGAGTGTGACAAAACCGGCATCTGTTTCTGTGCCAGTATTGGCATCTGGTGCTGTGGTGGTAGAGGTACAGGAGTTTGGTTCTGTGACAATGCAGACATCTGGTGCTGTCCCAGTACAGGCACCTGGTTCTGTAATGGTACTGGTACAGAAGGCTGGTTTTGTTGCGGGTTTGGTACAGGCACCTGGTTCTGTGGTGGTACTGTCACAGGCATCTGGTTGTGCAATGGTAGTGGTACTGCTACAGGCACTTGGTTCTGTTGAATCTGTGGTGGTATTTGTACAGGCATCAGGTTCTGTAGGGGTAATGGTACAGGCACTTGGTTCTGTAGGGGTACTGGTACAGATTGTTGGTTTTGTGGCGGTACTGACATGACAGGAGGTTGGCTATGTAACAGTACGGGAGTACCAAGTGAATGGTTGTGTGCAGGATGTACAATGCCTGAAGACTGGACGTGTGGCAGCATTGAACTGCTGAGTGGCTGGTTTTGTGCAGGATATACAATGCCTGAAGACTGGACGTGTGGGAGCATTGCACTGCTGTGTGGCTGGTTGTGTGCAGGATGTACAATGCCTGAAGACTGGACGTGTGGGAGCATTGCACTGCTGTGTGGCTGGTTGTGTGAGGAAATGGTTGGAGGTTGAATCTCTGAAAGTTTCATGACGAAATTCTGCTGTCCGTGACCTGCCCCTGGATATGATGAATCCATGGTTGAACTGGACTCTCCTTCCTGAAACATGCACCAAAAACAGTGTCACTtggagaattccacaaaacaaATCTTTCAAGTGTAACATGGTAACATTTCCAGTTCTTCGCGGATACATACATCATTTTATAT from Littorina saxatilis isolate snail1 linkage group LG7, US_GU_Lsax_2.0, whole genome shotgun sequence carries:
- the LOC138971727 gene encoding zinc finger protein 585A-like translates to MDSSYPGAGHGQQNFVMKLSEIQPPTISSHNQPHSSAMLPHVQSSGIVHPAHNQPHSSAMLPHVQSSGIVYPAQNQPLSSSMLPHVQSSGIVHPAHNHSLGTPVLLHSQPPVMSVPPQNQQSVPVPLQNQVPVPLPLQNLMPVQIPPQIQQNQVPVAVPLPLHNQMPVTVPPQNQVPVPNPQQNQPSVPVPLQNQVPVLGQHQMSALSQNQTPVPLPPQHQMPILAQKQMPVLSHSQNQASVQSQNQMSLPKQNHMPVSVPAQNQVLLPIQAQNQVPVLSQNPTTGTSPSQGQPPTALLPVQKDQEPFQCGLCSLTFSINIHLVTHVHKHSLTKPYQCGYCKVSYEENAELVVHIKTHKLFMIHVPIKAFDRGASAQPVLSSPSVVAKLSNLSPTAAVAKRKSIGKRSLSRTSDAGSGTKKKKVKKEPVSKKMNSTSNNVVHVGSEMVLENPLPWLLRERKIKPEVMSDDAESVDSVQHEDVKSEEDDTSMDAGAKVEQEDGEGKKTMGTDFDCSICGSSFKKDRYLRMHKRRVHNILPDLSCEQCSMIFRSKASLHDHTSRHSSENAFQCNHCSLWFPTERAKHNHMSFKHVDERPHACSQCSDRFTTRSALITHVRAKHSETSCEERPHQCTQCPASFALKESLAGHMLVKHKDSDSPIEKLPYACSQCTGKFKLNCRLMMHIARVHEGKRPFSCQHCGKKFKNKTDLDTHVMKMHKTETPHQCAECGKCFKVKSDLRLHFCKPRPCPICRHMLNCLPTYYNHMRRKHSDKSYLCTYCKKVFLTQRELEVHTRTHTKEKPYTCEFCGQSFASFANLTYHRNARHLNRKPYKCDICQKGFSSHPGLFLHKRRHLADKRYPCDQCDMKFINSASLKRHSLSHTDLRLFACTECGKTYKGHSALKYHLKHTHQL